One window from the genome of Variovorax sp. PAMC26660 encodes:
- a CDS encoding GDSL-type esterase/lipase family protein, whose product MTAMHGVLGVFLLALAVGAQAEPVAGKPRPPVEAHAQWVGSWAVAPYDFQELAINPAAVSAVGAVGIQAFRGQTLRQLVRPTLDGERVRIRFSNVFGKTPLHIAAASVGLGTGASSASPASLRELRFNGRGDLTVEPGTEAWSDGIDLKVEAGQDVVVSTFMDQLTPFATISLQDLKTSWVVVGNGILKPKLEGAIPMALNHIVTGLDVWSREPALTVVAFGDSITAGGGEAGEGAYPDLLATRLRDSPRAPKAVSVLNEGIGGNRLLLDGSGPSGLSRFARDALGQSGVTHVIVLLGTNDIGRKALVSKAGLVMPPGEMPTTQRIIAGLAQLIAQARAKGVRVLIGTVPPFKNGVYWTKDTDAMRDEVNRWIRGRKDVDGVIDFDAALRDPADPAAMDPKYDSGDHLHPGKAGRAAMAAAVDVRGF is encoded by the coding sequence ATGACCGCGATGCATGGGGTGCTCGGGGTTTTTCTCTTGGCGCTCGCGGTTGGCGCGCAGGCGGAGCCGGTTGCAGGCAAGCCGCGCCCGCCCGTTGAAGCCCACGCCCAGTGGGTCGGCAGCTGGGCGGTGGCGCCCTATGACTTCCAGGAATTGGCGATCAATCCTGCGGCCGTCTCGGCTGTCGGCGCGGTCGGCATCCAGGCCTTTCGTGGTCAGACGCTGCGCCAGCTGGTGCGGCCCACGCTGGACGGCGAGCGCGTGCGCATCCGCTTTTCCAACGTCTTCGGCAAGACGCCGCTGCACATCGCGGCCGCGAGCGTGGGGCTTGGCACTGGCGCGAGTTCGGCTTCGCCGGCCTCGTTGCGGGAGCTGCGTTTCAATGGCCGCGGCGACCTCACCGTGGAACCCGGTACCGAGGCCTGGAGCGATGGCATCGATCTCAAGGTCGAGGCCGGGCAGGACGTGGTGGTGAGCACCTTCATGGACCAGCTCACGCCCTTCGCAACCATCAGCCTGCAAGACCTGAAGACGAGCTGGGTGGTGGTGGGCAATGGCATCCTGAAGCCCAAGCTGGAGGGCGCGATACCGATGGCGCTCAATCACATCGTGACCGGCCTGGACGTGTGGAGTCGCGAGCCGGCCCTGACCGTGGTCGCTTTCGGTGACTCGATCACGGCAGGCGGTGGCGAAGCAGGCGAGGGCGCATACCCCGACCTGCTGGCCACACGACTGCGCGACAGCCCCCGGGCGCCCAAGGCGGTGTCGGTGCTCAACGAAGGCATCGGCGGCAACCGGCTGTTGCTCGACGGCTCGGGGCCCAGCGGTCTTTCGCGCTTTGCGCGCGATGCGCTGGGGCAAAGCGGCGTGACGCACGTGATCGTGCTGCTGGGCACCAACGACATCGGCCGCAAGGCCCTCGTCAGCAAGGCGGGCCTTGTCATGCCGCCCGGCGAGATGCCGACCACCCAGCGCATCATCGCCGGGCTCGCGCAACTGATCGCGCAGGCCCGCGCCAAGGGCGTGAGGGTGCTGATCGGCACCGTGCCGCCCTTCAAGAACGGCGTCTACTGGACCAAGGACACCGATGCCATGCGCGACGAGGTCAACCGCTGGATTCGCGGGCGCAAGGACGTGGATGGCGTGATCGATTTCGACGCTGCCCTGCGCGACCCCGCGGACCCTGCAGCCATGGACCCGAAGTACGACAGCGGCGACCACTTGCATCCGGGCAAGGCGGGCCGCGCCGCGATGGCTGCGGCGGTCGATGTGCGGGGGTTCTGA
- a CDS encoding AMP-binding protein: METLPDRPQQPLHEYLRTHARERGDSPACIWYGHAMSWAQLDRASDAFAARLQALDVKKGEPVVLFLNNCPQYLVAHFGIQKIGAIVCPSGPLNKEHELAYQVNDLKARVIVAAAPLLPVVRKVQAGSALAHVFVVHYADLLPTPAAIDLPPELAAEQKAERSVPEDCEDFLAVMRADTKPQPVAIDLDDVALMTYTSGTTGLPKGAMLSYGNALFKTRAAADCNGVGPGDVLLSIAPLYHIAGMLMGVNVPVLSGAASVLLHRFDPHAVLQAIAGYKVSWWYSIAPMNVACMQVPDIASFDLGSLKMNPVTSFGITFTEPLAAQWRSHAGNCTSFEAAYGLSETHTCDTYTPHHAPRWGTQGIPVPGVTIRIVNPDKDGDTQADMPTGEVGEIVLISPGTFKGYWNKPEATAATLRNGWVHTGDMGKLDADGYLTFIGRFKEMIKVSGYSVFPEEVETILIKHPAVAQAAVIALPDAEKGEVVKAFIVRKPGATLDAAALVAWARDNMASYKAPRAVSFIDALPTTGAGKVLRRLLKDPT; this comes from the coding sequence ATGGAGACATTGCCCGACCGCCCCCAGCAGCCCTTGCACGAGTACCTGCGCACCCATGCGCGCGAGCGGGGCGACAGCCCCGCCTGCATCTGGTACGGCCATGCGATGAGCTGGGCCCAGCTCGACCGCGCCAGCGACGCCTTCGCGGCCCGCCTGCAGGCCCTCGACGTGAAGAAGGGCGAGCCGGTGGTGCTCTTTCTCAACAACTGCCCGCAGTACCTGGTTGCGCACTTCGGCATCCAGAAGATCGGCGCCATCGTCTGCCCCAGCGGTCCGCTCAACAAAGAGCACGAGCTGGCCTACCAGGTCAACGACCTGAAGGCGCGTGTGATCGTCGCGGCGGCGCCGCTGCTGCCGGTGGTGCGCAAGGTGCAGGCCGGCAGCGCCCTGGCGCATGTGTTCGTGGTGCACTACGCCGACCTGTTGCCCACGCCGGCCGCGATCGATCTGCCGCCTGAACTGGCCGCCGAGCAGAAGGCCGAACGCAGCGTTCCTGAAGACTGCGAAGACTTCCTTGCCGTCATGCGCGCGGACACCAAGCCGCAGCCCGTGGCCATCGACCTCGACGACGTGGCGCTCATGACCTACACATCGGGCACCACCGGATTGCCCAAGGGCGCGATGCTGAGCTACGGCAATGCGCTCTTCAAGACACGCGCCGCCGCCGACTGCAATGGCGTGGGGCCCGGCGACGTGCTGCTGTCCATCGCGCCGCTGTATCACATCGCCGGCATGCTGATGGGGGTCAACGTGCCGGTGCTCAGCGGCGCCGCCTCGGTGCTGCTGCACCGCTTCGATCCGCACGCCGTGCTGCAGGCCATCGCGGGCTACAAGGTGAGCTGGTGGTACAGCATCGCGCCGATGAACGTGGCCTGCATGCAGGTGCCCGACATCGCGAGCTTCGATCTGGGCAGCCTGAAGATGAACCCGGTGACCAGCTTCGGCATCACCTTCACCGAGCCGCTGGCCGCGCAATGGCGCTCGCACGCCGGCAACTGCACTTCTTTCGAAGCCGCCTACGGCCTGAGCGAAACCCACACCTGCGACACCTACACGCCGCACCACGCGCCGCGCTGGGGCACGCAGGGCATTCCGGTGCCGGGCGTGACCATCCGCATCGTCAATCCCGACAAGGATGGCGACACGCAGGCCGACATGCCCACCGGCGAGGTCGGCGAGATCGTGCTCATCAGCCCGGGCACCTTCAAGGGCTACTGGAACAAGCCCGAAGCCACCGCAGCCACGCTGCGCAACGGCTGGGTGCACACCGGCGACATGGGCAAGCTCGACGCAGACGGGTATCTCACCTTCATCGGTCGCTTCAAGGAAATGATCAAGGTCTCGGGCTACAGCGTGTTCCCCGAAGAGGTCGAGACCATCCTCATCAAGCATCCCGCCGTGGCACAGGCCGCGGTGATCGCGCTGCCCGACGCCGAGAAGGGCGAAGTCGTGAAGGCCTTCATCGTGCGCAAGCCCGGTGCCACGCTCGACGCTGCGGCGCTCGTGGCCTGGGCGCGCGACAACATGGCCAGCTACAAGGCGCCGCGCGCCGTGAGCTTCATCGATGCATTGCCGACCACCGGCGCCGGCAAGGTGCTGCGCCGCCTGCTCAAAGACCCAACCTGA
- a CDS encoding branched-chain amino acid ABC transporter substrate-binding protein, whose amino-acid sequence MKFNRAPLARIALACLLATAGSAQAQQQTYKIAYIDPLSGPFANVGELMLMHTQYAIEDINAKGGVLGGTKLQLLQFDSKLSAQESQSALQAAIDQGARAIVTGGSGSSVVTALVQSVARWNQRNPGKELIVLNHSSIDPEMTGKACSFWHFQTEANTAMKMKALANYIKKTPDVKKVYLLNQDYAHGKQWASYGRQMVGLARPDIQFVGEALHPIGRVKDFAPYIANVRQSGADSVITGNWGQDMTLLLKAAGDAGYNLRYFNHSAGSVPGTVTAVSQAKTGQLTWVAEWHPGEADTPKVDALAKAYKAKTGKDFLAPRIDMTPRLLAAAINKAGSTDTVKVARALEDLSFDSVVGPVRMRAEDHQLLLPQVVNTIAPVDGKSVKVGWEGTNYGFRTDAVYTGNELAQGTDCKMVRP is encoded by the coding sequence ATGAAGTTCAATCGTGCGCCATTGGCGCGGATCGCCCTTGCCTGCCTGCTGGCCACCGCGGGCTCGGCCCAGGCCCAGCAGCAGACCTACAAGATCGCCTACATCGATCCGCTCTCCGGCCCTTTTGCCAATGTCGGCGAGCTGATGCTGATGCACACGCAGTACGCCATCGAGGACATCAACGCCAAGGGCGGCGTACTCGGCGGCACCAAGCTGCAACTGCTGCAGTTCGACAGCAAGCTGTCGGCGCAGGAAAGCCAGAGCGCATTGCAGGCGGCCATCGACCAGGGCGCCAGGGCCATCGTGACCGGCGGCTCGGGCTCGTCGGTGGTCACCGCGCTCGTGCAGTCGGTGGCACGCTGGAACCAGCGCAACCCGGGCAAGGAGTTGATCGTGCTGAACCACTCTTCGATCGACCCCGAGATGACCGGCAAGGCCTGCAGCTTCTGGCACTTCCAGACCGAGGCCAACACGGCGATGAAGATGAAGGCGCTGGCCAACTACATCAAGAAGACGCCGGATGTGAAGAAGGTCTATCTGCTGAACCAGGACTATGCGCACGGCAAGCAGTGGGCGAGCTACGGCCGGCAAATGGTCGGCCTTGCGCGGCCCGACATCCAGTTCGTCGGCGAGGCGCTGCACCCCATCGGCCGCGTGAAGGACTTCGCGCCCTACATCGCCAACGTCAGGCAGAGCGGCGCCGATTCGGTCATCACCGGCAACTGGGGGCAGGACATGACGCTGCTGCTGAAGGCGGCGGGCGACGCGGGCTACAACCTGCGCTACTTCAACCACAGCGCGGGGTCGGTGCCGGGCACGGTCACTGCGGTGTCGCAGGCGAAGACGGGGCAGCTCACCTGGGTGGCCGAATGGCATCCGGGCGAGGCCGACACGCCGAAGGTCGATGCGCTGGCCAAGGCCTACAAGGCCAAGACAGGCAAGGATTTTCTTGCGCCGCGCATCGACATGACGCCGCGTCTGCTGGCGGCTGCCATCAACAAGGCTGGTTCAACCGATACGGTGAAGGTGGCGCGTGCGCTCGAAGACCTGAGTTTCGATTCGGTGGTCGGGCCGGTGCGCATGCGGGCCGAAGACCATCAGTTGCTGTTGCCGCAGGTGGTCAACACCATTGCGCCGGTGGATGGCAAGTCCGTGAAGGTGGGCTGGGAAGGGACGAACTACGGTTTTCGCACCGATGCGGTCTATACGGGGAACGAACTGGCACAGGGCACGGATTGCAAGATGGTCCGGCCTTGA
- a CDS encoding carboxyl transferase domain-containing protein: MFSKVLIANRGEIAVRLVRALRDLGIASVAVHARDDASALHVQLADVAVALDATGPSAYLDIAALIAIARAQGCDAVHPGYGFLSERADFAQACADAGLVFIGPTPEQLGLFGDKARARALAAQCDVPVMPGSTGAVTLAQAQAFFAQQHAQGAGVMVKAIGGGGGRGMRAVLKAEELPEAHARCMSEAKAAFGIEGVYVERLMRNARHIEVQVLGDGQAVASLGERECTLQRRFQKLVEIAPSPSLPEALRAQVTQAALRMAKTVDYRSLGTFEFLVDAESSTLPFVFIEANPRLQVEHTVTEAVTGLDLVQLQIAVAAGESLNALGVEADRTAPQRGFAIQWRINAETLDAQGNARPSGGTLSRFDLPAGPGVRVDTHGYTGLAPSPHYDTLLAKLIVQSPSPRFADALRRSLRALDECHIDGIATNLSLLRAIAARPEFATQAVHTRFVEAHLGDLLAAAASLEKHAKKSVPVVATEGASAVADDEADDLTVKAPMPAKLVQFEVAVGDVLPAGAQLGVLEAMKMEHLLHAPVAGRVVALLAAPGDYLVEGQSLVRLEAVDAQAVEAEARAEHDLDTVRPDLQKVIDRHAPTLDINRKAAVDKRHAQGGRTARENIADLCDSAADPGNFIEYGALAIAAQTRRRTLEDLIANTPADGMVTGLGSINAKQFGPEVSRCAVLAYDYTVLAGTQGMRNHHKTDRLLAVAHQLKLPVVLFAEGGGGRPGDTDMPIVAGLNNHTFSQFAALSGKVPVVGIVHGRCFAGNAALLGCADVIIATKGSNIGMSGPAMIEGGGLGTFAPEQIGPSSVQSRNGVIDILVDDEAAAVAAAKQYLSYFQGATGDWQCADPRTLRHVVPENRLRVYDVRAAMRGVADIGSLLELRAGFGAGIVTALARIEGKPVGLMANNPHHLGGAIDVEAADKSARFMQLCNAHGLPLVSLCDTPGFMVGPEIEAQAQVRHVCRMFMVASHLRVPFFAVVLRKGYGLGAQAMTAGGFDAPVFTVAWPTGEFGAMGLEGAVRLGFRKELAAEPEGAERDALFKKLVAQQYANGEAIHMAQTLEIDAVIDPADTRAWLVRGLNSATRAAQPVSPYVDTW, translated from the coding sequence CTGTTCTCCAAAGTTCTGATTGCCAACCGCGGCGAGATCGCTGTGCGGCTGGTGCGCGCGTTGCGCGACCTCGGCATCGCCAGCGTGGCGGTGCACGCGCGCGACGATGCTTCTGCACTGCATGTGCAATTGGCCGACGTGGCCGTGGCGCTCGATGCGACCGGGCCTTCCGCCTACCTCGACATCGCCGCGCTGATCGCCATTGCACGGGCGCAGGGCTGCGATGCGGTGCATCCCGGCTACGGCTTCCTGAGCGAGCGCGCCGATTTCGCGCAGGCCTGCGCGGACGCGGGACTGGTCTTCATCGGCCCGACGCCCGAGCAACTCGGCTTGTTCGGCGACAAGGCCCGTGCACGCGCACTGGCCGCGCAATGCGATGTGCCGGTGATGCCCGGCAGCACGGGCGCGGTCACGCTGGCACAGGCGCAGGCCTTCTTTGCCCAGCAGCATGCGCAGGGCGCGGGCGTGATGGTGAAGGCCATCGGCGGCGGCGGTGGGCGCGGCATGCGCGCGGTGCTGAAGGCCGAGGAATTGCCCGAGGCGCATGCGCGCTGCATGTCCGAAGCCAAGGCCGCCTTCGGCATTGAGGGCGTGTATGTCGAACGCCTGATGCGCAATGCGCGGCACATCGAGGTGCAGGTGCTGGGCGATGGCCAGGCCGTCGCCAGCCTCGGCGAGCGCGAATGCACCTTGCAGCGGCGCTTCCAGAAGCTGGTGGAGATCGCGCCCAGTCCGTCGTTGCCCGAGGCCTTGCGCGCGCAGGTCACACAGGCCGCGTTGCGCATGGCAAAGACGGTGGACTATCGCAGTCTGGGCACGTTCGAGTTTCTGGTGGATGCGGAATCGTCGACGCTCCCCTTCGTCTTCATCGAGGCCAACCCGCGCCTGCAGGTGGAGCACACGGTGACCGAAGCGGTCACGGGGCTGGATCTGGTGCAACTGCAGATTGCGGTGGCGGCGGGCGAGTCATTGAATGCGTTGGGTGTGGAGGCCGATCGCACGGCGCCGCAACGGGGCTTTGCGATCCAGTGGCGCATCAACGCCGAGACGCTCGATGCACAGGGCAACGCACGGCCGTCGGGCGGAACGCTCTCCCGCTTCGACTTGCCTGCGGGGCCGGGCGTGCGTGTCGATACGCATGGCTACACGGGCCTTGCACCGTCGCCGCACTACGACACGCTGCTGGCCAAGCTCATCGTGCAATCGCCATCGCCGCGTTTCGCGGATGCCTTGCGGCGTTCGTTGCGCGCGCTGGACGAATGCCACATCGACGGGATCGCCACCAACCTGTCGCTGCTGCGTGCGATTGCGGCGCGGCCCGAGTTCGCCACGCAGGCCGTGCACACGCGTTTCGTGGAGGCGCACCTGGGCGACCTGCTCGCGGCTGCGGCCTCGCTTGAGAAGCATGCGAAGAAGAGCGTGCCCGTGGTTGCGACGGAAGGCGCTTCGGCGGTCGCTGACGACGAAGCCGACGACCTGACAGTCAAGGCCCCGATGCCCGCGAAGCTGGTGCAATTCGAAGTCGCGGTGGGCGACGTGTTGCCCGCCGGCGCACAGCTCGGCGTGCTCGAAGCCATGAAGATGGAACACCTGCTGCACGCGCCCGTGGCCGGCCGCGTGGTCGCGCTGCTGGCCGCGCCCGGCGACTACCTCGTCGAAGGCCAGTCGCTGGTACGGCTCGAAGCCGTCGATGCGCAGGCCGTCGAGGCCGAAGCGCGTGCCGAGCATGACCTCGACACGGTTCGCCCCGATCTGCAGAAAGTGATCGACCGCCACGCGCCCACGCTCGACATCAACCGCAAGGCGGCCGTCGACAAGCGCCATGCGCAGGGTGGCCGTACCGCGCGCGAGAACATTGCCGACCTGTGCGACAGCGCAGCCGACCCCGGCAACTTCATCGAATACGGCGCGCTCGCCATCGCCGCACAGACGCGCCGCCGCACGCTTGAAGATCTGATCGCGAACACCCCCGCCGACGGCATGGTTACGGGCCTTGGCAGCATCAACGCGAAGCAGTTCGGTCCCGAGGTCTCGCGCTGCGCCGTGCTGGCCTACGACTACACGGTGCTGGCCGGCACGCAGGGCATGCGCAACCACCACAAGACCGATCGCCTGCTGGCGGTGGCGCATCAGCTCAAGCTGCCCGTGGTGCTGTTCGCCGAAGGCGGCGGCGGCCGGCCGGGCGATACCGACATGCCGATCGTCGCGGGCCTCAACAACCACACCTTCAGCCAGTTCGCGGCGCTGTCGGGCAAGGTGCCGGTGGTCGGCATCGTGCATGGCCGTTGTTTCGCGGGCAACGCGGCGTTGCTGGGTTGCGCCGACGTGATCATCGCGACCAAGGGCAGCAACATCGGCATGAGCGGCCCCGCGATGATCGAGGGCGGCGGCCTGGGCACCTTCGCGCCCGAGCAGATCGGGCCGAGCAGCGTGCAGTCGCGCAACGGCGTGATCGACATCCTGGTGGACGACGAGGCCGCGGCGGTTGCCGCCGCGAAGCAGTACCTGTCGTACTTCCAGGGCGCGACCGGCGACTGGCAATGCGCCGATCCGCGCACGCTGCGCCATGTGGTGCCCGAGAACCGCCTGCGCGTGTACGACGTGCGTGCTGCGATGCGCGGCGTGGCCGACATTGGCTCGCTGCTCGAACTGCGCGCCGGTTTCGGTGCCGGCATCGTCACCGCGCTCGCGCGCATCGAGGGCAAGCCGGTCGGACTGATGGCGAACAACCCGCACCACCTGGGCGGTGCGATCGACGTGGAGGCGGCCGACAAGTCTGCGCGCTTCATGCAACTGTGCAACGCGCACGGGCTGCCGCTGGTGTCGCTGTGCGATACGCCGGGCTTCATGGTCGGCCCCGAGATCGAGGCACAGGCGCAGGTGCGCCATGTGTGCCGCATGTTCATGGTGGCATCGCACCTGCGCGTGCCTTTCTTCGCCGTGGTGCTGCGCAAGGGCTACGGCCTGGGCGCGCAGGCGATGACGGCCGGCGGTTTCGATGCGCCGGTGTTCACCGTGGCATGGCCCACCGGCGAGTTCGGTGCGATGGGACTCGAAGGCGCGGTGCGGCTGGGCTTTCGCAAGGAGCTGGCGGCAGAGCCGGAAGGCGCCGAGCGCGATGCGTTGTTCAAGAAGCTGGTCGCGCAGCAGTACGCCAACGGCGAGGCAATCCACATGGCGCAGACGCTGGAGATCGACGCGGTGATCGATCCGGCCGACACGCGTGCGTGGCTGGTGCGCGGCCTGAATTCCGCCACGCGCGCGGCGCAGCCCGTCTCGCCCTATGTAGACACCTGGTAA
- a CDS encoding TetR/AcrR family transcriptional regulator: MGITSATRHKPSGDHNEATAQPHLPQGTGRQRAATQGTDLQRERILQAAAQLFAAQGYANTTMAQIVRALGVTKPFVYYYFRDKQEIFETLSWRPAVDCFTALDFAADDPRRASEKVIEGIGRLIRATIAHHPVAFFAYREPQVYRPEYIAAQKKLAHHFYELLCPLLEEARRDGDLDFAETKITALAACSLPGFLYSWYRPGGRLSPDEVVAELTKLAGRVIGLQAKN, translated from the coding sequence ATGGGTATAACTTCCGCGACACGGCACAAACCCTCTGGGGACCACAACGAAGCCACGGCACAGCCGCACCTGCCCCAGGGCACGGGGCGCCAGCGCGCGGCCACGCAGGGCACCGACCTGCAGCGCGAGCGCATCCTGCAGGCGGCGGCGCAGCTCTTCGCCGCGCAGGGCTACGCGAACACCACGATGGCGCAGATCGTGCGCGCACTGGGCGTGACCAAGCCCTTCGTGTACTACTACTTCCGCGACAAGCAGGAAATCTTCGAGACGCTCTCCTGGCGCCCGGCGGTCGACTGCTTCACCGCGCTCGACTTCGCGGCCGACGACCCGCGCCGCGCCAGCGAGAAGGTGATCGAGGGCATCGGGCGGTTGATTCGCGCGACCATTGCCCACCACCCGGTGGCCTTCTTTGCGTACCGCGAGCCGCAGGTGTACCGCCCCGAGTACATCGCCGCGCAAAAGAAGCTGGCGCACCATTTCTACGAGCTGCTGTGCCCGTTGCTCGAAGAAGCACGGCGCGACGGCGACCTGGACTTTGCCGAAACCAAGATCACCGCGCTTGCGGCCTGCAGCCTGCCGGGCTTCCTGTACAGCTGGTATCGCCCCGGCGGGCGCCTTTCGCCCGACGAGGTGGTGGCCGAGCTGACGAAGCTCGCTGGCCGCGTGATCGGGCTGCAAGCGAAGAACTGA